Proteins from a single region of Pseudodesulfovibrio portus:
- the trpA gene encoding tryptophan synthase subunit alpha produces the protein MNPMQIKIEEARKQGKVGLIPFLPAGFPSREQFWKELEELDAAGAGVIEIGMPFSDPVADGPVVEKASLKCLADGINLAWIFDGLKERKGRFNAALLLMGYLNPVYQYGLDKFGADCEAAGVSGLIIADMPFEESGFVKDAIEPHGVSLVPLVGLNTTRERMALYAENAQGFCYFVSVLGTTGQRESLPAKIKEKLAEAKEVFDIPIALGFGIKHPDQLKQFEGLMDAAVFGSALITHIENGNTSDSFMEPWK, from the coding sequence ATGAATCCGATGCAAATCAAGATAGAAGAGGCGAGGAAACAAGGCAAAGTGGGACTCATCCCCTTTCTGCCCGCAGGATTTCCCTCTCGCGAACAATTCTGGAAGGAATTGGAAGAACTGGACGCGGCGGGTGCCGGCGTCATCGAGATCGGCATGCCGTTCTCCGACCCCGTGGCCGACGGCCCGGTGGTGGAAAAGGCGTCGCTCAAATGCCTGGCCGACGGCATCAACCTGGCGTGGATATTCGACGGCCTCAAGGAGCGCAAGGGCCGGTTCAACGCGGCCCTGCTGCTCATGGGCTACCTCAACCCGGTCTACCAGTACGGGCTCGACAAGTTCGGCGCGGACTGCGAGGCCGCAGGCGTGTCCGGACTGATCATCGCGGACATGCCGTTCGAGGAGTCCGGCTTCGTCAAGGACGCCATCGAGCCGCACGGCGTGTCCCTGGTCCCCCTGGTCGGCCTGAACACCACCAGGGAACGCATGGCCCTGTATGCCGAAAACGCCCAGGGGTTCTGCTACTTCGTCTCGGTCCTCGGCACCACCGGCCAGCGCGAGTCCCTGCCCGCCAAGATCAAGGAAAAACTGGCCGAGGCCAAGGAAGTCTTCGACATCCCCATCGCGCTGGGCTTCGGCATCAAGCACCCGGACCAGCTCAAACAGTTCGAGGGCCTCATGGACGCCGCCGTGTTCGGCTCCGCCCTCATCACCCACATCGAAAACGGCAACACCAGCGACTCCTTCATGGAGCCGTGGAAGTAG
- the trpB gene encoding tryptophan synthase subunit beta — MKKGYFGDFGGQFIPELLMPPLIELEQAMETILPSEEFQTRFAHMLEENVGRPSTITHCPNLSKDLGLDLWLKREDLNHSGAHKINNCLGQGLLAKMMGKEVLLAETGAGMHGVATTVAAAMLDMKAVIYMGATDIVRQAPNVNRMRLMGAEIVSVESGTKTLKDAINEALRRWIADQENTHYCFGTAAGPHPFPTLVRGFQQVISKEARRQFMDRNDGSLPDVVVACVGGGSNAIGMFHHFIPDESVRIVGVEAAGTGEPGCCDSAPLDHGTNGVLHGMVTKLLQTDEGQILPSHSVAPGLDYPGVGPEHAHLQATGRVKYTTINDGQALNAFKALSRREGIIPALESSHAVAYAIENKAELQGRSVLVCLSGRGDKDLGILDQIL, encoded by the coding sequence ATGAAGAAAGGTTATTTCGGCGACTTCGGCGGGCAGTTCATCCCCGAGCTGCTCATGCCGCCGCTCATCGAGCTCGAGCAGGCCATGGAGACCATCCTCCCGTCCGAGGAGTTCCAGACGCGGTTTGCCCACATGCTCGAGGAAAACGTGGGCCGACCCTCGACCATCACGCACTGCCCCAACCTGTCCAAGGACCTGGGCCTGGACCTGTGGCTCAAGCGCGAGGACCTGAACCACTCGGGCGCGCACAAGATCAACAACTGCCTGGGCCAGGGACTGCTGGCCAAGATGATGGGCAAGGAAGTGCTCCTGGCCGAGACCGGCGCGGGCATGCACGGGGTGGCCACCACCGTGGCCGCGGCCATGCTCGACATGAAGGCGGTCATCTACATGGGCGCCACGGACATCGTGCGCCAGGCCCCCAACGTCAACCGCATGCGGCTCATGGGCGCGGAAATCGTGTCCGTCGAGTCCGGCACCAAGACCCTCAAGGACGCCATCAACGAAGCCCTCAGGCGCTGGATCGCGGACCAGGAGAACACCCACTACTGCTTCGGCACGGCTGCCGGGCCGCACCCGTTCCCCACCCTGGTGCGCGGATTCCAGCAGGTCATCTCCAAGGAGGCGCGGCGGCAGTTCATGGACCGCAACGACGGCAGCCTGCCGGACGTGGTCGTGGCCTGCGTGGGCGGCGGCTCCAACGCCATCGGCATGTTCCACCACTTCATCCCGGACGAGTCCGTCAGGATCGTGGGCGTTGAAGCGGCGGGCACCGGCGAGCCGGGCTGCTGCGACTCCGCTCCGCTCGACCACGGCACCAACGGCGTGCTGCACGGCATGGTCACCAAGCTGCTGCAGACCGACGAAGGCCAGATCCTGCCGTCCCATTCCGTGGCCCCCGGCCTGGACTACCCCGGCGTCGGCCCCGAGCACGCCCATCTCCAGGCCACCGGGCGGGTGAAATACACCACCATCAACGACGGCCAGGCGCTCAACGCCTTCAAGGCCCTGTCCCGGCGCGAGGGCATCATCCCGGCGCTCGAATCCTCCCACGCCGTGGCCTACGCCATCGAGAACAAGGCCGAACTGCAAGGCAGGTCCGTGCTCGTCTGCCTGTCCGGACGGGGAGACAAGGACCTCGGGATACTGGACCAAATTCTGTAA
- a CDS encoding phosphoribosylanthranilate isomerase, whose protein sequence is MSRPLVKICGMTRMQDVELCAALGADLLGFIFHPKSPRNVDPDFVASVKTGITKVGVFVDQPHEEVLEIMEHCGLHAAQLHGNQDMHFCWRIGPDRSIRVFWPETYASAAALLRDLEGFEEACGHFLLDAGRIGQGGTGRTIDFGILQDIEIQTPWFLAGGLGPHNIREAMALNPSGLDINSGVEKAPGIKDEAKLREVFDILAEYE, encoded by the coding sequence ATGTCTCGCCCCCTGGTCAAGATCTGCGGCATGACCCGCATGCAGGATGTGGAGCTGTGCGCCGCGCTCGGCGCGGACCTGCTCGGCTTCATCTTCCACCCCAAATCCCCGCGCAACGTGGACCCGGACTTCGTGGCCTCGGTCAAGACCGGGATCACCAAGGTCGGCGTCTTTGTGGACCAGCCCCACGAAGAGGTTCTTGAGATCATGGAGCATTGCGGCCTGCACGCCGCACAGCTCCACGGCAACCAGGACATGCACTTCTGCTGGCGCATCGGCCCGGACCGGTCCATCCGCGTGTTCTGGCCGGAAACATATGCATCGGCTGCGGCGCTGTTGCGCGATCTGGAGGGATTTGAGGAAGCGTGCGGCCATTTCCTGCTCGACGCGGGCAGGATCGGCCAGGGCGGAACCGGCAGGACCATTGATTTTGGCATCCTGCAAGATATTGAAATACAAACACCTTGGTTCCTTGCAGGCGGCTTAGGGCCGCACAACATACGCGAGGCCATGGCCCTGAACCCTTCCGGCCTGGACATCAATTCAGGCGTGGAAAAGGCTCCGGGCATCAAGGACGAAGCAAAGCTGCGGGAAGTCTTCGATATTCTCGCGGAATACGAATAA
- a CDS encoding indole-3-glycerol phosphate synthase TrpC — protein MLDKFREAKQLEIDSLQKDFVEGRLPAVYQGERPSFVEAVRAKGPGAVIAEFKPASPSAGILRDSLNPMDFADMYANNGAAAISVLTEHKYFKGTPDFLFMMSRPGVPLLRKDFIFDPLQVAMTASSPASAVLLIARMCEDVNHLAQLIEIARMPGLAPVVEIFDQADLDMARAAGADIIQVNNRDLDTLEITLDQARRFIKQKQEGELWICASGVSERSQVEEMASLGFDAVLIGTCLMTAEDPGAKLAELTGA, from the coding sequence ATGCTGGATAAATTCAGGGAAGCCAAGCAGCTGGAGATCGACTCCCTGCAAAAGGACTTCGTGGAGGGCCGGTTGCCCGCCGTGTACCAGGGGGAACGCCCCTCGTTCGTCGAAGCCGTCAGGGCCAAGGGGCCGGGCGCGGTCATCGCCGAGTTCAAGCCCGCCAGCCCGTCGGCAGGCATCCTGCGGGACAGCCTGAACCCCATGGATTTCGCCGACATGTACGCGAACAACGGGGCGGCGGCCATCTCCGTGCTCACCGAGCACAAGTACTTCAAGGGCACCCCGGACTTCCTGTTCATGATGAGCCGGCCCGGCGTGCCGCTGTTGCGCAAGGACTTCATCTTCGACCCGCTCCAGGTGGCCATGACCGCCTCAAGCCCGGCCTCGGCCGTGCTGCTCATCGCCCGCATGTGCGAAGACGTCAACCACCTTGCGCAGCTCATCGAGATCGCCCGCATGCCCGGCCTGGCCCCGGTGGTCGAGATATTCGACCAGGCGGACCTGGACATGGCCCGCGCAGCCGGAGCCGACATCATCCAGGTCAACAACCGCGACCTGGACACTCTGGAAATCACCCTCGACCAGGCCCGCCGCTTCATCAAGCAGAAGCAGGAAGGCGAGCTGTGGATTTGCGCATCCGGCGTGTCCGAGCGCAGCCAGGTCGAGGAAATGGCCTCGCTCGGCTTCGACGCCGTGCTCATCGGCACATGCCTGATGACCGCCGAAGACCCCGGAGCCAAGCTGGCCGAACTCACGGGAGCCTAA
- the trpD gene encoding anthranilate phosphoribosyltransferase, translating to MTISEILDILAQGKALNDDQADFMFAELMEGRMSEAQAGAFLMGLRAKGEDSTDLAAGVRAVVAHARKIPGFDGNRPEPVVDTCGTGGDGQCSFNNSTAVSLFLADMGYTIAKHGNRALSSSCGSADALEALGIPLEQTPEEAAAGLEKHRFAFLFAPAYHPAFKYIMPVRQQLGIRTLFNFMGPLTNPARPSHQLLGVGDPERLFLMGETLLLTGVKKALIFAGAGGFDELTTWGVNRGYIIDEGRMDKAAIDPARLGFERHDPKDVVVGSKGEAIAVLRDILAGKGAKAMMDMVALNLAGCLHLLDRGSMAECADIARDVVNNGLQKGLPYAG from the coding sequence ATGACCATCTCCGAAATACTCGACATACTGGCCCAGGGAAAAGCCCTGAACGACGACCAGGCGGACTTCATGTTCGCCGAGCTGATGGAAGGACGCATGTCCGAAGCCCAGGCCGGAGCCTTTCTCATGGGCCTGCGGGCCAAGGGAGAGGACTCCACCGACCTGGCCGCGGGCGTCCGTGCCGTGGTCGCCCATGCCCGCAAGATTCCCGGCTTCGACGGCAACCGTCCCGAACCGGTGGTCGACACCTGCGGCACCGGCGGCGACGGCCAGTGCTCCTTCAACAACTCCACGGCCGTGTCCCTGTTCCTGGCTGACATGGGCTACACCATCGCCAAGCACGGCAACCGCGCCCTGTCCTCCTCCTGCGGGTCCGCCGACGCCCTGGAAGCACTCGGCATCCCGCTGGAGCAGACCCCGGAAGAGGCTGCGGCAGGGCTGGAGAAACACCGTTTCGCCTTCCTGTTCGCCCCGGCCTACCACCCGGCCTTCAAGTACATCATGCCCGTGCGCCAGCAACTCGGCATCCGCACCCTGTTCAACTTCATGGGCCCGCTGACCAACCCGGCCCGGCCCTCCCACCAGCTGCTCGGCGTGGGCGACCCGGAACGGCTCTTCCTCATGGGCGAGACCCTGCTGCTGACCGGCGTGAAAAAAGCCCTCATCTTCGCGGGCGCGGGCGGCTTCGACGAGCTGACCACATGGGGCGTGAACCGGGGCTACATCATCGACGAGGGGCGCATGGACAAGGCCGCCATCGACCCGGCCCGCCTGGGCTTCGAACGGCACGACCCCAAGGACGTGGTGGTCGGCAGCAAGGGCGAGGCCATCGCCGTGCTCAGGGATATCCTGGCGGGCAAGGGAGCCAAGGCCATGATGGACATGGTGGCCCTGAATCTGGCAGGGTGCCTCCATCTTCTGGACCGGGGCTCCATGGCCGAATGCGCCGATATCGCCCGCGACGTCGTCAACAACGGATTGCAAAAAGGATTGCCGTATGCTGGATAA
- a CDS encoding anthranilate synthase component II, with amino-acid sequence MFLLIDNFDSFTFNLVQAFQQLGADPVVIRNDREEVLELAESGKLTRVCLSPGPSNPENAGYCLEFLARLPKEIPVLGVCLGHQTLGHFAGAPVERAGRIMHGKTSMVVHEGRGVFAGLDSPFEVCRYHSLIVPAEKAADMIEVTARTRQGEVMGLQYKDRPWFGVQFHPESILTPDGPKLLANFLNMKG; translated from the coding sequence ATGTTTTTGCTGATCGATAATTTCGACTCCTTCACCTTCAACCTGGTGCAGGCCTTCCAGCAGCTGGGGGCCGACCCGGTGGTCATCCGCAACGACCGGGAGGAGGTCCTGGAACTGGCCGAGAGCGGCAAGCTCACCCGCGTCTGCCTCTCGCCCGGCCCCTCCAACCCGGAGAACGCTGGCTATTGCCTGGAGTTCCTGGCCCGGCTGCCCAAGGAGATCCCGGTGCTCGGCGTATGCCTGGGCCACCAGACCCTGGGGCACTTCGCCGGGGCTCCGGTCGAGCGCGCAGGGCGCATCATGCACGGCAAGACCTCCATGGTGGTCCACGAGGGCCGGGGCGTTTTCGCCGGGCTCGACTCCCCGTTCGAAGTCTGCCGCTACCACTCGCTCATCGTCCCGGCGGAAAAGGCCGCCGACATGATCGAGGTCACGGCCCGCACCCGGCAGGGCGAGGTCATGGGGCTGCAATACAAGGACCGCCCCTGGTTCGGAGTCCAGTTCCACCCGGAATCAATCCTCACTCCGGACGGCCCCAAGCTGCTTGCAAACTTCCTGAACATGAAAGGATAG
- a CDS encoding anthranilate synthase component I family protein gives MDTITLTQHGKWLPADVQTTISLYMGLVGDQPGILLESAEVDGRLGRYSLIAFDYRLTLHPVDGKLVVEVADDRLAPLKKLEGLDYLSGVKQAVQMLSIEQKTTGGSSATIGRDGLPGLTRGLYGYFGYGVAGMFERKLAEVCKPADAEACLVLPGQMVLFDHLRHSCCYLSLDEGAAPMPAPIQWGADLTAPEAGTPTVHPGKEEYMAGVERCKELIAEGECIQVVLSTRFTVPVPDEPFKIYRRLRQANPSPFMFYMKFPDCPSMGKSCGTTLLGSSPEMMVRSAAGQLEVRPIAGTRWRGDTVKEDIRLEEELLADPKERAEHVMLVDLGRNDLGRISKPGTVTVEKFMNVERFSHVMHLTSYVEGELKDGLDGVDVLQATFPAGTLSGAPKIRAMEIIADLEPQDRGPYGGCIGWMGLDDGEVSLDTGITIRSMWVRDGKCHWQAGAGIVYDSNAEAEWVECNNKARVLLEVITGKGGTDVFADR, from the coding sequence ATGGATACGATTACCCTCACGCAGCATGGCAAATGGTTGCCTGCCGACGTGCAGACCACCATCAGCCTGTACATGGGGCTGGTGGGCGACCAGCCGGGAATTCTCCTGGAATCGGCCGAGGTGGACGGACGGCTGGGCCGCTATTCCCTCATCGCCTTCGACTACCGCCTGACCCTGCACCCCGTGGACGGTAAGCTGGTGGTGGAGGTGGCCGACGACCGGCTCGCCCCCCTCAAGAAACTGGAAGGACTGGACTATCTCAGCGGCGTGAAACAGGCCGTTCAGATGCTGTCCATCGAGCAGAAGACCACCGGCGGATCCTCCGCGACCATCGGGCGCGACGGACTGCCGGGCCTGACGCGCGGCCTATACGGATACTTCGGCTACGGCGTGGCCGGGATGTTCGAGCGCAAGCTGGCGGAGGTGTGCAAACCCGCCGACGCCGAGGCGTGCCTGGTCCTGCCGGGCCAGATGGTCCTCTTCGACCACCTGCGCCACTCCTGCTGCTACCTCTCCCTGGACGAAGGCGCGGCACCCATGCCCGCTCCCATACAGTGGGGCGCGGACCTGACCGCCCCCGAGGCCGGGACGCCCACGGTCCACCCCGGCAAGGAAGAATACATGGCCGGTGTGGAGCGGTGCAAGGAACTCATCGCCGAGGGCGAGTGCATCCAGGTGGTGCTCTCCACCCGGTTCACCGTACCCGTGCCCGACGAGCCGTTCAAAATCTACCGGCGGCTCAGGCAGGCCAACCCCTCCCCGTTCATGTTCTACATGAAATTCCCGGATTGCCCGTCAATGGGCAAATCGTGCGGCACCACCCTGCTCGGCTCCTCGCCGGAGATGATGGTCCGGTCCGCTGCCGGGCAGCTCGAGGTCCGGCCCATCGCGGGCACCCGCTGGAGAGGCGATACCGTGAAGGAAGACATCAGGCTGGAAGAGGAGCTGCTGGCCGATCCCAAGGAACGGGCCGAGCACGTCATGCTCGTGGACCTGGGCCGAAACGACCTGGGCCGCATCTCCAAGCCCGGCACCGTGACCGTGGAAAAATTCATGAACGTCGAGCGGTTCTCCCACGTCATGCACCTCACCTCCTACGTCGAGGGCGAGCTCAAGGACGGGTTGGACGGCGTGGACGTGCTCCAGGCCACCTTCCCGGCGGGCACCCTGTCCGGCGCGCCCAAGATCAGGGCCATGGAGATCATCGCCGACCTGGAGCCCCAGGATCGCGGCCCCTACGGCGGCTGCATCGGCTGGATGGGACTGGACGACGGCGAGGTCTCCCTCGACACCGGCATCACCATCCGGTCCATGTGGGTCCGCGACGGCAAGTGCCACTGGCAGGCGGGCGCGGGCATCGTCTACGATTCCAACGCCGAAGCCGAATGGGTTGAATGCAACAACAAGGCCCGGGTGCTGCTCGAAGTCATCACCGGCAAGGGAGGCACCGATGTTTTTGCTGATCGATAA
- a CDS encoding prephenate dehydrogenase/arogenate dehydrogenase family protein produces the protein MATAGIEKIAIVGANGQMGGLFSRDFAALGCTVAPLNRPYGDDAVRAALDGCDLLLLSVPVTAMDDVLNTLLPFMDTTTILCDVGSVKVHPIRTMLDKYSGPVVGTHPLFGPVIPEGFEPRIAIMPGRDSDAKAAEAVTDLFTRCGYTCFDSTPEEHDRAMALIQGLNYTTTAAYLAAARDMDGIENFVTPSFQRRLDAGAKMFTQDTELFEIISEANPFLQEVSRKFMSYLALAAGGDLDLLAERAQWWWRNETY, from the coding sequence ATGGCAACAGCAGGAATCGAAAAAATCGCCATCGTGGGCGCGAACGGGCAGATGGGCGGTCTCTTCAGCAGGGACTTCGCCGCACTCGGCTGCACGGTCGCGCCCCTGAACCGGCCCTACGGGGACGACGCCGTGCGCGCCGCCCTCGACGGCTGCGATCTGCTCCTGCTCAGCGTCCCGGTAACGGCCATGGACGACGTCCTGAACACCCTGCTGCCGTTCATGGACACGACCACGATCCTTTGCGACGTGGGCAGCGTGAAGGTCCACCCGATCCGGACCATGCTCGACAAATACTCCGGCCCGGTGGTGGGCACCCACCCGCTCTTCGGGCCGGTGATCCCGGAAGGGTTCGAGCCCAGGATCGCGATCATGCCCGGCCGCGACAGTGATGCAAAAGCCGCAGAAGCGGTCACCGACCTGTTCACCCGCTGCGGGTACACCTGCTTTGACTCCACGCCCGAAGAACACGACCGGGCCATGGCCCTGATCCAGGGGCTGAACTACACCACCACCGCCGCCTACCTGGCCGCCGCCAGGGACATGGACGGCATCGAGAACTTCGTCACCCCGTCCTTCCAGCGCAGGCTGGACGCCGGAGCGAAGATGTTCACCCAGGACACCGAGCTGTTCGAAATCATCTCCGAGGCCAACCCGTTTTTGCAGGAGGTCTCGCGCAAGTTCATGTCCTACCTCGCCCTGGCTGCGGGCGGCGATCTCGACCTGCTCGCCGAGCGGGCCCAGTGGTGGTGGCGTAACGAAACATATTAA